The following are from one region of the Moritella sp. 24 genome:
- a CDS encoding oligosaccharide flippase family protein: MSKIEKELNKSIFHSLIGKYSLYVLQIISLAILARLFTPADFGTLAALQVLILFFQLLATSGLGPAIIHQDVISPEQRNGIFTATLIIGITLSLLFSYLTPLLASWLDLNNVNLLTYVLALSVFFSAIAMLPLASLQKDTQFIVIGKAEIFAEIIALITCVTLYLFDLGVIALAIKLLITPIARFVFYFYYSSKTEIGQAKVGAKISSILPLLAIAKFQLGFNILNFFSRNLDTILVAKYFGVVSVGFYEKIYQIMRYPLQLFTFAITPALQPVLTRYKHEPGVIFTTYYQLAYKLAVLGLLTATIMFWYADDIIFILFGSQWLPVSSLLKILAISIPVQMVLSSTGGLYQAMGATKEMFYCGIFSSIVNVSAIIFGIYMGDMQILCFSLVVAFSINYFQCFYVLHYYVFKIRSIKSFMVLSCLVLISSVNMLFISDEQPPTSAFNYIDSFINVINPVLFLMCILVFVFILNKKFLK; this comes from the coding sequence ATGAGTAAAATAGAGAAAGAGTTAAATAAAAGTATTTTTCATAGTTTAATCGGAAAATACTCACTTTATGTTTTACAAATAATATCACTCGCAATTTTAGCTAGGCTATTTACGCCTGCAGATTTTGGTACGTTAGCGGCGCTACAAGTACTTATTCTTTTCTTCCAGTTATTAGCAACATCAGGATTAGGTCCTGCGATTATACATCAAGATGTAATTTCGCCGGAACAGCGTAATGGTATTTTTACCGCCACATTAATTATTGGTATTACGTTATCTTTACTGTTTTCTTATCTCACGCCTTTATTAGCGAGTTGGCTCGATTTAAATAATGTTAACCTATTAACGTATGTGTTGGCGCTTAGCGTATTTTTTTCAGCGATCGCAATGCTACCTCTCGCGTCATTACAAAAAGACACGCAATTTATTGTGATTGGTAAAGCCGAAATATTTGCTGAAATAATAGCATTAATAACGTGCGTCACTTTGTACTTATTTGACTTAGGCGTGATAGCACTAGCAATAAAATTGTTAATTACGCCGATAGCACGCTTTGTTTTTTACTTTTATTATTCCTCTAAAACTGAGATCGGACAGGCTAAAGTAGGTGCTAAAATATCGAGTATATTGCCATTGCTAGCGATTGCTAAGTTCCAACTTGGTTTCAATATACTTAATTTTTTCTCGAGGAATTTAGATACGATATTGGTAGCTAAATATTTTGGCGTTGTGAGTGTTGGCTTTTATGAGAAAATATATCAAATTATGCGTTATCCACTTCAGCTTTTTACCTTTGCAATCACACCGGCCTTACAGCCAGTATTGACTCGATACAAGCATGAACCTGGGGTGATCTTTACGACTTACTATCAGCTTGCCTATAAGTTGGCTGTACTCGGATTATTGACGGCGACGATTATGTTTTGGTATGCGGATGATATTATTTTTATTCTATTTGGGTCACAGTGGCTGCCTGTTAGTAGCTTATTAAAAATACTCGCTATTTCTATTCCTGTTCAAATGGTATTGAGTTCAACGGGTGGCCTATATCAAGCGATGGGAGCCACAAAAGAGATGTTTTATTGTGGTATTTTCTCATCGATAGTGAATGTTTCTGCAATCATATTTGGCATCTATATGGGAGATATGCAGATATTATGTTTTAGTCTTGTTGTTGCTTTTAGTATTAATTATTTTCAATGTTTTTATGTTTTGCACTATTACGTATTTAAAATTAGAAGCATAAAGTCATTTATGGTGTTGTCATGCTTGGTTTTAATTAGCAGTGTAAATATGCTATTTATTTCAGATGAACAGCCACCAACAAGTGCGTTTAACTATATAGATAGTTTTATTAATGTGATTAACCCTGTATTGTTTTTAATGTGTATTTTGGTGTTTGTTTTCATTTTAAATAAAAAGTTTTTAAAGTGA
- a CDS encoding undecaprenyl-phosphate glucose phosphotransferase, protein MKPVNTFKVSSSDYSFVYRFLDLSCVTFSLMIVIHSYNLRMTQDYIIIALTTLIVILYIAEALNLYQSWRVGRFITVLMTVTAVFISSFLVLTAIGIWLKSSFAFPSDILNVWFLASFLSCFTWRILKYQWSVLRCKLGINLQKMAILGATSTGANLYNEISSCDELGFDFVGFFDDRDADRLPDNLTITSNISDAILEAKNGGIDVLFITLPISAEKRIAEIINLLSDTTVDVYVVPVFMLSEVMHGRVTHVGKIDALSIFESPYLGSKIWLKRFEDIVVSLLAITLLSPVYILIAIILKLTSAGPVLFKQSRYGLHGEKISVFKFRSMTVMESDGEVTQTTRDDKRVTPFGAFLRRTSLDELPQFFNVLLGDMSVVGPRPHAVSHNEEYRKLIQFYMLRHHVKPGITGWAQVSGWRGETDTLDKMQKRVEFDLYYILQWSIWFDLKILMLTVTTCLKSEDTY, encoded by the coding sequence TTGAAACCTGTTAATACGTTTAAGGTAAGTTCTTCGGATTATTCTTTTGTCTATCGTTTTTTAGATTTAAGTTGTGTGACATTTTCTTTAATGATTGTTATTCATAGCTATAACCTTAGAATGACACAGGATTATATTATTATTGCACTAACGACCTTGATTGTTATTTTGTATATTGCTGAAGCGTTAAATTTATATCAATCATGGCGAGTAGGACGATTTATTACGGTTCTAATGACAGTTACAGCTGTTTTTATATCGTCATTTTTAGTATTAACCGCGATTGGAATATGGTTAAAGTCATCTTTTGCATTTCCAAGCGATATTTTAAACGTCTGGTTCTTAGCCTCGTTTTTATCTTGTTTTACATGGAGAATCCTTAAGTATCAATGGTCTGTATTACGTTGTAAATTAGGTATTAATCTACAAAAAATGGCCATTTTAGGCGCAACATCAACAGGCGCTAATTTGTATAATGAAATTAGTAGCTGTGATGAGTTAGGGTTTGATTTTGTTGGTTTTTTTGATGACCGTGACGCGGATCGTTTACCTGATAATTTAACTATAACTAGCAATATTTCGGACGCGATCCTTGAAGCTAAAAATGGCGGCATCGATGTATTGTTTATTACATTACCCATATCTGCTGAAAAACGCATTGCTGAGATTATTAATTTATTGTCAGACACCACTGTTGATGTTTATGTCGTGCCTGTATTCATGTTATCAGAGGTAATGCACGGGCGTGTTACTCATGTCGGCAAAATTGATGCGCTGAGTATTTTTGAATCTCCTTATTTAGGCTCTAAAATATGGTTGAAACGATTTGAAGATATTGTTGTAAGCCTTTTAGCAATCACGTTACTTTCTCCTGTTTACATTCTTATTGCTATCATACTTAAGCTTACATCAGCAGGTCCAGTACTGTTTAAGCAAAGTCGTTATGGATTACACGGTGAAAAAATTTCGGTCTTTAAATTTAGAAGTATGACGGTGATGGAATCCGATGGGGAAGTAACGCAGACCACACGAGACGATAAGCGTGTGACCCCCTTTGGTGCATTTTTACGTCGAACCTCTCTTGATGAACTTCCTCAGTTTTTTAATGTATTACTGGGTGATATGTCTGTTGTTGGACCCCGTCCTCATGCTGTATCGCACAACGAAGAATACCGAAAATTGATTCAGTTTTATATGTTACGACATCATGTAAAACCAGGTATAACAGGCTGGGCGCAAGTCAGTGGTTGGAGAGGTGAAACGGATACATTAGATAAAATGCAAAAACGTGTTGAGTTTGATCTTTATTATATTTTGCAATGGTCAATTTGGTTCGACTTGAAAATTCTGATGCTAACCGTAACAACCTGCTTAAAAAGTGAAGATACGTATTAG
- a CDS encoding outer membrane beta-barrel protein: MTENRTNKDMDQTTVNAFNPRVVWFSLVLVSNSAFALTQDAYITENGLFVKPSLEVGVVHDDNIHNEESNTTSSSIITVIPAVNFTKDDGINSYSLALEAEKGIYEASSKDSYTDGLLGFKVHLEPNDTHRFDLLLKGQWLTEQRGTGITEQNFELTDEPITYNKNTFSVGYEYGAMQTKGRIAFELAFYEKEYSNFETITRRSNYDSLSLGSTFFYSTRAHTDAFFEVSAETIAYDYNQPGEFNRDSDVYSAFVGMQWKASSIVSGFIKLGAQAKEFDDARRDDFTGFSWKVGGEWRPLTYSKMSFSTSQATKDPDMDGDYILETKYKINFKHNWTSYFYTKLGVYKYQEDYSGIARVDDVYGYNLKFNYDMTENIAIALFGLWDRNTSTDLIYEYDKNVVGASFTLTL, encoded by the coding sequence ATGACAGAAAATAGGACTAATAAAGACATGGACCAAACCACTGTTAACGCATTTAATCCGCGTGTTGTTTGGTTTAGCTTAGTGTTAGTGAGTAATAGCGCATTCGCCTTAACGCAAGACGCGTATATTACAGAAAATGGATTATTTGTTAAGCCTTCCTTAGAAGTGGGCGTTGTACATGATGACAACATTCATAATGAAGAAAGCAATACAACGAGCAGTTCGATTATTACCGTGATACCCGCTGTTAACTTTACAAAAGATGATGGAATCAATAGTTATAGCCTTGCTCTTGAAGCTGAAAAAGGAATTTATGAAGCATCATCAAAGGATAGTTATACCGATGGTCTTTTAGGGTTTAAGGTTCATTTAGAGCCAAATGATACCCATCGTTTTGATTTACTATTGAAGGGCCAATGGTTAACTGAGCAGCGAGGTACTGGCATCACAGAGCAAAACTTTGAATTGACTGATGAGCCTATCACATACAACAAAAATACATTTTCTGTAGGTTATGAGTATGGTGCGATGCAAACGAAAGGTCGTATTGCTTTTGAACTTGCATTTTATGAAAAAGAATACAGTAATTTCGAAACGATAACACGAAGAAGTAACTATGATTCATTGTCTCTCGGATCTACATTTTTTTATTCAACGAGAGCGCATACCGATGCATTTTTTGAGGTAAGTGCAGAAACGATTGCTTACGATTATAATCAACCTGGTGAGTTTAATCGTGATTCTGACGTTTATAGTGCATTTGTCGGTATGCAATGGAAAGCGTCTTCTATCGTCAGCGGTTTTATTAAACTGGGCGCACAGGCTAAAGAGTTTGATGATGCTCGTCGTGACGACTTTACCGGTTTTAGTTGGAAGGTGGGTGGTGAATGGCGTCCGCTAACATACTCAAAAATGTCATTTTCAACATCGCAAGCAACAAAGGACCCAGATATGGATGGTGACTATATACTTGAAACAAAATATAAAATTAATTTCAAGCATAACTGGACATCGTATTTTTATACCAAGTTAGGGGTTTATAAATATCAAGAAGATTACAGTGGTATAGCCCGTGTTGATGATGTGTATGGTTATAACCTCAAATTTAATTATGACATGACTGAGAATATTGCTATTGCACTGTTTGGGTTATGGGATCGAAATACCTCAACAGATTTAATATATGAATATGATAAAAATGTTGTTGGCGCTAGTTTTACATTAACGCTTTAA
- a CDS encoding acyltransferase, with translation MFITSFHHFRGFAILIIISAHVHVGSIESDNPIFTNLVSGSTALFVFISGYLFQHLQKNKFNYPLYLNRKFKYVILPYLICSTPAIIDIAISGNFHPLFGDVGVLEGSMLNILTGRHVTAYWYIPFAFLLFISAPIIVIFSQLNSKKQLLILSALSVLAIFAHRPIGGLNPFHSFIYYIPFYLFGIYSVVNKKLIKTIGRFNLLFLLIALLLAYFQSSIMGIVGSSHKDLFTFSGVDVMYIQKMSLLLFIITSLPHLEHINAKPLSFFANISFSLYFIHGYVLVLLSKISINSILLNHGLSDVTATLIKYTLVVIISSMLSVIIIKVLGNKSRYVIGS, from the coding sequence ATGTTCATCACATCTTTTCATCATTTTCGTGGCTTTGCTATATTAATTATTATTTCAGCTCATGTTCATGTTGGTAGTATAGAGAGTGACAACCCCATATTTACCAATTTAGTGTCAGGTTCAACCGCATTATTTGTATTTATTAGTGGTTACTTGTTTCAACATTTACAAAAAAATAAATTCAATTATCCTTTGTATTTAAATCGTAAGTTTAAATACGTCATTCTTCCTTATTTAATATGTTCAACACCTGCAATTATTGACATCGCTATTTCGGGTAATTTCCACCCTTTATTTGGTGACGTAGGTGTTTTAGAAGGCAGCATGTTAAATATATTAACAGGGAGGCATGTGACTGCATACTGGTATATACCATTTGCTTTTTTACTTTTTATAAGCGCACCAATCATTGTTATTTTTTCACAACTAAATAGCAAAAAACAATTACTGATATTGTCAGCACTGTCAGTCTTAGCGATATTCGCTCACAGACCTATCGGGGGGTTAAATCCATTCCATTCATTTATTTATTACATTCCTTTCTACTTATTTGGTATTTATTCTGTAGTAAACAAAAAATTAATAAAAACAATCGGTAGATTTAATTTATTGTTTTTATTAATAGCACTATTACTTGCTTATTTTCAATCAAGTATTATGGGTATTGTCGGTAGTAGCCATAAAGACCTGTTTACCTTTTCCGGTGTAGATGTCATGTATATACAAAAAATGTCATTACTGCTCTTTATTATCACCTCTCTGCCCCACTTGGAACACATCAACGCAAAACCATTGTCATTCTTTGCTAATATTTCTTTCTCGCTATATTTCATTCATGGATACGTATTAGTACTTCTATCGAAGATATCAATTAACAGTATTTTATTAAATCATGGGTTAAGTGATGTCACTGCGACATTAATAAAATACACATTAGTCGTTATTATCAGTTCCATGTTATCAGTCATAATAATTAAAGTACTCGGAAATAAAAGCCGTTACGTCATCGGAAGTTGA